In Nocardia sputorum, a single genomic region encodes these proteins:
- a CDS encoding MFS transporter, giving the protein MTQTISPGPAAATTPAATPAAPPAALGARRSLAVLIVILTGQFMAVLDSSIVNVAIPSIRGSLHTSGAALQLIVAGYVIAYAVLLVTGARLGDRFTQRRAFVAGLALFTVASLACGLAWNETALIVFRFAQGVGAAAMVPQIMTLIQRTFTGDARARALSVYSAIISGGMVAGQVLGGLIVNADLFGSGWRGVFLVNVPIGLALLVAAPRILPSSAQRLERKLDLPGLATLTASVLLLVLPLVLGRELDWPLWSWIALAVSVLGFASFVVIERIVASRGGEPLFARPVLTAPGLVPAAVALFVIMATFGGWMFVMAIHLQSTLGYSALHAGLLFVPLGVAFAVASLNWERVPARFHATMIPLGLVLGAVSMVALGALLRDGAELGPLALTLLGLCGAGNGIAFSPLMTRTLAKVPMTLAADASGILVTNVQLGIVVGIATFGSLFLGLAGSTVTSAAHALGGTAIAEGVTVLVAAAFAARAAR; this is encoded by the coding sequence ATGACACAGACCATATCGCCGGGGCCGGCGGCGGCAACGACGCCCGCCGCGACTCCGGCCGCTCCGCCCGCCGCGCTGGGAGCGCGGCGTTCGCTGGCCGTCCTCATCGTCATCCTCACCGGCCAGTTCATGGCGGTGCTCGACTCCTCCATCGTCAACGTCGCGATCCCCTCGATCCGCGGTTCGCTGCACACCAGCGGCGCGGCCCTGCAGCTGATCGTCGCCGGGTACGTCATCGCCTACGCCGTCCTGCTGGTCACCGGCGCACGGCTCGGTGACCGGTTCACCCAGCGGCGCGCGTTCGTCGCCGGGCTGGCGCTGTTCACCGTGGCCTCGCTGGCCTGCGGTCTGGCCTGGAACGAGACCGCGCTGATCGTCTTCCGTTTCGCCCAAGGCGTCGGCGCGGCGGCGATGGTGCCGCAGATCATGACGCTGATCCAGCGCACCTTCACCGGTGACGCCCGCGCGCGGGCCCTGAGCGTCTACTCGGCGATCATCTCCGGCGGCATGGTCGCCGGGCAGGTGCTGGGCGGTCTGATCGTCAACGCCGATCTGTTCGGCAGCGGCTGGCGCGGGGTGTTCCTGGTGAACGTGCCGATCGGGCTCGCGCTGCTCGTCGCCGCGCCGCGCATCCTGCCGTCCTCGGCCCAGCGCCTCGAGCGCAAGCTCGACCTGCCGGGACTGGCCACCCTCACCGCGTCGGTGTTGCTGCTGGTGCTGCCGCTGGTGCTCGGACGGGAGCTGGATTGGCCGTTGTGGTCGTGGATCGCGTTGGCCGTCAGCGTGCTCGGCTTCGCATCGTTCGTGGTGATCGAACGGATCGTCGCTTCCCGTGGCGGCGAACCCCTCTTCGCGCGGCCGGTACTCACCGCGCCCGGCCTGGTCCCCGCCGCGGTCGCGCTGTTCGTGATCATGGCGACCTTCGGCGGCTGGATGTTCGTCATGGCGATCCATCTGCAGAGCACGCTGGGCTACAGCGCGTTGCACGCGGGTCTGCTGTTCGTTCCGCTCGGTGTGGCCTTCGCCGTCGCCAGCCTCAACTGGGAGCGCGTCCCGGCCCGGTTCCACGCGACGATGATCCCGCTCGGGCTCGTACTCGGCGCGGTGAGCATGGTCGCTCTCGGCGCACTGCTGCGCGACGGCGCCGAGCTCGGGCCGCTGGCCCTGACCCTGCTCGGCCTGTGCGGCGCGGGCAACGGCATCGCCTTCAGTCCGCTCATGACCCGCACGCTGGCCAAGGTGCCGATGACCCTGGCGGCCGACGCCAGCGGCATCCTGGTGACCAACGTGCAACTCGGCATCGTGGTCGGGATCGCCACCTTCGGGTCGCTGTTCCTCGGACTGGCGGGCAGCACGGTGACCAGCGCGGCGCACGCCCTCGGCGGCACGGCGATCGCGGAAGGCGTCACCGTCCTCGTGGCCGCGGCGTTCGCGGCCCGCGCCGCGCGGTAG
- a CDS encoding LLM class flavin-dependent oxidoreductase, producing the protein MGVFALGVELDGEGFRPEAWRRAAHAPDRLLTGDTVRRRVAAAENAGFTLATFADSILPGHEISGRIDAVTRASFVAATTSTIGLVPTVATTYAEPFHTASQVASLDYASRGRAGWIAERVDDARAAAAWGRTPVTGDAELAREQRDSIEVARRLWDSWEDDAVIRDYPSGRFLDRTKLHYIDFEGETFAVKGPAIVPRPPQGQPVVFGAEGEVDVRFVAADSVAAAVEAGTAVRSAEDALVFAEVEVTLDVSGVPAARRFGAAADSPGRLAFSGAAPELTALLTELSAHLDGVRLHLAVIDEDLPVLAREVLPALLRTGVAHRPVPGSTLRANLGLPRPANRYATTR; encoded by the coding sequence ATGGGCGTTTTCGCGCTCGGCGTGGAACTCGACGGAGAGGGATTCCGCCCCGAGGCGTGGCGGCGGGCGGCGCACGCACCGGACCGCCTGCTCACCGGCGACACCGTGCGCAGGCGGGTGGCCGCCGCCGAGAACGCCGGATTCACCCTGGCCACTTTCGCCGACTCGATCCTGCCGGGACACGAGATATCCGGCCGCATCGACGCGGTGACCCGGGCGTCGTTCGTGGCGGCCACCACCAGCACGATCGGGCTGGTTCCCACCGTCGCCACCACCTACGCCGAACCGTTCCACACGGCATCGCAGGTGGCGTCGCTGGACTACGCCTCGCGCGGGCGGGCCGGCTGGATCGCCGAGCGCGTCGACGACGCGCGAGCCGCCGCCGCGTGGGGGCGTACGCCGGTCACTGGAGACGCCGAACTGGCCCGCGAGCAACGGGATTCGATCGAGGTGGCCCGTCGCCTCTGGGATTCCTGGGAGGACGACGCGGTCATCCGCGATTACCCCAGCGGCCGCTTCCTGGACCGGACCAAACTGCACTACATCGACTTCGAGGGCGAGACCTTCGCGGTGAAAGGACCGGCCATCGTGCCGCGCCCGCCCCAGGGCCAACCGGTGGTGTTCGGCGCGGAAGGGGAGGTCGACGTCCGGTTCGTCGCCGCCGATTCGGTCGCGGCGGCGGTCGAGGCCGGGACCGCGGTGCGCTCGGCGGAGGATGCGCTGGTCTTCGCCGAGGTCGAGGTCACCTTGGACGTCTCCGGTGTTCCGGCCGCGCGGCGATTCGGCGCGGCCGCTGATTCCCCCGGCCGGCTCGCGTTCTCCGGTGCGGCGCCGGAACTGACCGCTCTGCTGACCGAGCTCAGCGCCCACCTCGACGGGGTGCGGCTGCACCTGGCCGTGATCGATGAGGACCTGCCCGTGCTCGCGCGCGAGGTCCTGCCCGCCTTGTTGCGCACCGGGGTCGCGCACCGGCCCGTTCCCGGTTCCACACTGCGCGCCAATCTCGGTCTGCCCCGTCCCGCCAACCGCTACGCGACCACGCGCTGA
- a CDS encoding NtaA/DmoA family FMN-dependent monooxygenase (This protein belongs to a clade of FMN-dependent monooxygenases, within a broader family of flavin-dependent oxidoreductases, the luciferase-like monooxygenase (LMM) family, some of whose members use coenzyme F420 rather than FMN.): MTDFPRPDAQVHFGVFFQGVNHTTIWSDPASGSQIDFETFRRVALTAERGLFDAFFLGEGLRLREQDGAILELDIAGRPDAITQLAALAGITRHIGLVATQNTTYNEPADLARKLGSLDVLSGGRAGWNAVTTDNAWTGANFRRGGFLDHALRYERAAEFVATVRAIWDAWDDGAIATSQQSPAWASAEAIHPVVRTGPHFDVRITPTLPRSAQGHPVIFQAGDSPAGRDFAAAHADVIFSRHGTHFDDALAFATDIRARLRAAGRPEDDIRILPGTQIILAEKESEVEEKVRWVKNGQYTGQTALSLAGQIWGRDLSGLDPDGPLPADDPQPRPISETRGAPRSGQDPAAIARDWRARAEAENLSLREVVIASTERSGFAGTPARVADELARWVRHGASDGFNISPYLVPTGLDEIVDWLVPELQERGVYRTEYTGTTLREHLGLRAPLTHRS; the protein is encoded by the coding sequence GTGACCGACTTCCCGCGTCCCGACGCCCAGGTCCACTTCGGCGTCTTCTTCCAGGGCGTGAACCACACCACGATCTGGTCCGACCCGGCCAGCGGCTCGCAGATCGACTTCGAAACCTTCCGCCGGGTGGCGCTGACCGCGGAGCGCGGGCTGTTCGACGCGTTCTTCCTCGGCGAGGGCCTGCGGCTGCGCGAGCAGGACGGCGCGATTCTGGAACTGGACATCGCGGGCCGCCCCGACGCGATCACCCAGCTCGCCGCGCTGGCGGGCATCACGCGGCACATCGGCCTGGTCGCGACCCAGAACACCACCTACAACGAGCCCGCCGACCTGGCGCGCAAACTGGGCAGCCTGGATGTGCTGTCCGGCGGCCGCGCGGGCTGGAACGCGGTCACCACCGACAACGCCTGGACCGGAGCGAACTTCCGGCGCGGCGGATTCCTCGACCACGCGTTGCGGTACGAGCGCGCCGCGGAGTTCGTCGCGACGGTGCGGGCGATCTGGGACGCCTGGGACGACGGCGCGATCGCGACGTCGCAGCAGAGCCCGGCGTGGGCGAGCGCCGAGGCGATCCACCCGGTCGTGCGCACCGGTCCCCACTTCGACGTGCGGATCACCCCCACGCTGCCGCGCAGCGCCCAAGGGCATCCGGTGATCTTCCAGGCGGGCGATTCACCGGCAGGTCGCGATTTCGCCGCGGCGCACGCCGATGTGATCTTCTCCCGGCACGGAACGCATTTCGACGACGCGCTCGCCTTCGCGACCGACATCCGCGCACGCCTGCGCGCGGCGGGCCGCCCGGAGGACGACATCCGGATCCTGCCCGGCACGCAGATCATCCTCGCCGAGAAGGAATCCGAGGTCGAGGAGAAGGTGCGCTGGGTGAAGAACGGCCAGTACACCGGCCAGACCGCGCTGTCGCTGGCCGGCCAGATCTGGGGCCGCGATCTGTCCGGCCTCGACCCGGACGGCCCCCTGCCCGCGGACGACCCGCAGCCGCGCCCGATCTCCGAAACCCGTGGCGCACCGCGCTCCGGCCAAGACCCGGCCGCCATCGCCCGCGACTGGCGAGCCAGGGCGGAGGCGGAGAATCTTTCCCTCCGCGAAGTAGTGATCGCCTCCACCGAACGCTCCGGCTTCGCCGGCACCCCCGCTCGAGTCGCCGACGAACTGGCCCGCTGGGTCCGCCACGGCGCGAGCGACGGTTTCAACATCTCCCCGTACCTGGTCCCGACCGGCCTGGACGAAATCGTGGACTGGCTCGTCCCCGAACTCCAGGAACGCGGTGTCTACCGCACCGAGTACACCGGCACCACCTTGCGCGAGCACCTCGGCCTCCGTGCTCCCCTCACCCACCGCTCCTGA
- a CDS encoding glutathione peroxidase, with amino-acid sequence MSLREVPLRTLSGEPTTLADLVGDRAVLLVNVASKCGLTPQYSGLVELHKSFGPRGFSVVGVPCNQFMGQEPGTAEEIQEFCSTTYGVDFPLLEKTDVNGEQRHALYQQLVETPDAEGSAGDIQWNFEKFLIDREGKIAGRFRPRTTPDAPELVAAIESVL; translated from the coding sequence ATGAGCCTTCGAGAAGTTCCGCTGCGCACGCTGTCGGGCGAGCCGACGACCTTGGCCGACCTGGTCGGCGACCGCGCCGTCCTGCTGGTCAACGTGGCCTCGAAATGCGGACTGACGCCGCAGTACTCCGGGCTGGTCGAACTGCACAAGTCCTTCGGCCCCCGCGGTTTCAGCGTGGTCGGCGTGCCGTGCAACCAGTTCATGGGCCAGGAACCGGGCACGGCGGAGGAAATCCAGGAATTCTGTTCCACCACCTACGGCGTCGATTTCCCCTTGCTGGAGAAGACCGACGTCAACGGCGAGCAGCGCCACGCCCTCTACCAGCAGCTGGTGGAAACCCCCGACGCCGAAGGTAGCGCGGGCGACATCCAATGGAACTTCGAGAAATTCCTCATCGACCGCGAGGGCAAGATCGCAGGCCGTTTCCGCCCGCGCACCACCCCGGACGCGCCGGAACTGGTCGCCGCCATCGAATCCGTGCTCTGA
- a CDS encoding succinic semialdehyde dehydrogenase — protein sequence MSTAHTEKAAGTLPARITAELITRLTGAVAADGSAAPFEMLEVYTGAPVGALPQSTPQDVLDACAAARTAQAEWAALPLRQRLRVFERLHELILGEVETIADLIQIGCGKTRRMAVEESCDVPMVISHYLKTARRVLRPKRRGGPMPLLTTSTEQHRPKGLVAVIAPWNFPFAIALSDAMPALMAGNGVVLKPDNKTALCVLFGVELLHRAGLPRGLVQVVCGEGPDIGPTLIDNVDFVMFTGSTATGRIVGAQAGRNLIGCSLELGGKNPMIVLADANLDEVIPGAVFAAFANSGQACMHIERIYVHRSIHDEFLRRLVAAAAELNGKIGGSYDYVPEFGSLVSPQQLERVAAHVEDARSKGATVHVGGQARPDVGPAFYEATVLTGVTPEMTHATLETFGPVVTVYPFDDEQEAVRLANATDYGLNASVWTRDLAHGERVAAQLQAGNININDGFVATYAAKGTPSGGVKQSGVGTRHGDQGLLKYTDTVNVGVLKKQVLAARAGQPYDKQLKMTLLSLRLMRRTRLR from the coding sequence ATGAGCACAGCACACACCGAGAAGGCGGCGGGCACGCTGCCCGCCAGGATCACCGCAGAGCTGATCACCCGGCTGACCGGTGCGGTCGCCGCCGACGGCAGCGCGGCGCCGTTCGAGATGCTCGAGGTCTACACCGGCGCTCCGGTCGGTGCGCTTCCGCAATCGACACCGCAGGATGTCCTGGACGCGTGCGCCGCCGCCCGGACGGCGCAGGCCGAGTGGGCCGCGCTGCCGCTTCGGCAACGGCTGCGGGTGTTCGAGCGGCTGCACGAGCTGATCCTCGGCGAAGTGGAGACCATCGCCGACCTCATCCAGATCGGGTGCGGCAAAACCCGCCGGATGGCCGTCGAGGAATCCTGCGACGTGCCCATGGTGATCAGCCACTACCTCAAGACCGCGCGCCGGGTGCTGCGGCCGAAACGGCGCGGCGGGCCGATGCCGCTGCTGACCACGTCGACCGAACAGCACCGGCCCAAAGGGCTCGTCGCCGTGATCGCCCCGTGGAACTTCCCCTTCGCCATCGCCCTGTCCGACGCCATGCCCGCGCTGATGGCGGGCAACGGCGTCGTGCTGAAGCCCGACAACAAGACCGCGCTGTGCGTGCTCTTCGGCGTCGAGTTGCTGCACCGGGCCGGGCTGCCCCGCGGGCTGGTCCAGGTGGTGTGCGGTGAGGGACCCGATATCGGCCCGACCCTGATCGACAATGTCGATTTCGTCATGTTCACCGGCTCGACCGCCACCGGCCGGATCGTCGGCGCGCAGGCCGGGCGCAACCTCATCGGGTGCAGCCTGGAGCTGGGCGGCAAGAATCCGATGATCGTGCTCGCCGACGCGAACCTGGACGAGGTGATTCCCGGCGCGGTGTTCGCGGCGTTCGCCAACTCGGGGCAGGCGTGCATGCACATCGAGCGGATCTATGTGCACCGCTCCATCCACGACGAATTCCTGCGCCGGTTGGTCGCCGCGGCGGCGGAGCTGAACGGAAAGATCGGCGGCAGCTACGATTACGTCCCCGAATTCGGATCCCTCGTCTCCCCGCAGCAGCTGGAACGGGTCGCCGCCCATGTCGAGGACGCGCGGTCCAAGGGAGCCACCGTGCACGTGGGCGGGCAAGCGCGTCCCGATGTCGGTCCGGCGTTCTACGAGGCCACCGTGCTCACCGGCGTGACCCCGGAGATGACCCACGCGACGCTGGAGACCTTCGGCCCGGTAGTCACCGTCTACCCGTTCGACGACGAGCAGGAGGCGGTGCGCCTGGCCAACGCCACCGATTACGGCTTGAACGCCAGCGTGTGGACCCGCGACCTGGCGCACGGCGAGCGTGTCGCCGCGCAGTTGCAGGCGGGCAACATCAACATCAACGACGGTTTCGTCGCAACCTACGCCGCCAAGGGCACGCCCTCCGGTGGCGTGAAGCAGTCCGGCGTCGGCACCCGGCACGGCGACCAGGGCCTGCTGAAGTACACCGACACGGTGAACGTCGGCGTGCTCAAGAAGCAGGTACTCGCCGCACGGGCGGGCCAGCCCTACGACAAGCAGCTGAAGATGACCTTGCTGTCGCTGCGGCTGATGCGCCGCACCAGGTTGCGCTGA
- a CDS encoding ferredoxin — MRVRADLDLCQGHAVCQDEAPEAFHVPKRGKVEILDAAADPAAQTEVQRAVRYCPTQALSIVADE; from the coding sequence ATGCGAGTGCGGGCCGATCTGGATCTGTGTCAAGGGCATGCCGTATGCCAGGACGAGGCGCCCGAGGCGTTCCACGTCCCCAAGCGCGGCAAAGTGGAGATTCTCGACGCGGCCGCCGACCCCGCCGCGCAGACCGAGGTCCAGCGCGCCGTCCGCTACTGCCCGACTCAGGCGTTGTCGATCGTCGCCGACGAGTGA
- a CDS encoding SDR family oxidoreductase — protein sequence MPRFTPHPERRPALVSGASSGIGAATAVALAELGHPVALGARRVEQCAELADKIRADGGEAFAHRLDVTEPDSVEEFVRAAEEALGPTEILVSSAGDIEFGQAHAMDPERFVRQVQVHLVGAQRLVHRVLPGMLRRQRGDIVLISSDCAPEPRPRTGAYSAAKAGLEAMAAQMRMELEGSGVRLSLVRPGPTLTGMGMNSTPEVVGPVLEDWKAWGFARHPYMLRASDLAAAVVAVVATPRGSHLVLVEVQPEAPIRPLADGAGSNEQ from the coding sequence ATGCCCAGATTCACACCCCATCCGGAGCGCAGGCCCGCGCTGGTCTCCGGCGCCTCCTCCGGGATCGGCGCGGCCACCGCCGTGGCCTTGGCCGAACTCGGCCACCCGGTCGCGCTCGGCGCGCGCCGCGTCGAGCAGTGCGCCGAACTGGCGGACAAGATCCGCGCCGATGGCGGCGAGGCGTTCGCGCACCGCCTGGACGTCACCGAACCGGATTCGGTCGAGGAATTCGTGCGCGCGGCCGAAGAAGCGCTCGGCCCCACCGAGATCCTGGTCTCCAGCGCGGGCGACATCGAATTCGGGCAGGCGCACGCGATGGATCCGGAACGGTTCGTGCGCCAGGTGCAAGTCCATCTCGTGGGTGCGCAGCGCCTCGTGCACCGGGTGCTGCCCGGCATGCTGCGCAGGCAACGCGGCGACATCGTGCTGATCAGCTCGGACTGCGCGCCCGAACCGCGGCCGCGCACGGGCGCCTACAGCGCCGCCAAGGCGGGGTTGGAAGCGATGGCCGCGCAGATGCGCATGGAACTAGAAGGCAGCGGCGTCCGCCTGTCGCTGGTCCGCCCCGGCCCGACCCTGACCGGTATGGGCATGAACTCCACGCCCGAGGTCGTCGGCCCGGTCCTGGAGGACTGGAAGGCCTGGGGATTCGCCAGGCACCCGTACATGCTGCGGGCGAGCGACCTCGCCGCGGCGGTGGTGGCGGTGGTGGCCACGCCGCGGGGTTCACATCTGGTGCTGGTGGAGGTGCAACCCGAGGCGCCGATCCGTCCCCTCGCCGACGGGGCGGGATCGAACGAACAGTAG
- a CDS encoding aldehyde dehydrogenase, which yields MSSLLPADGSRLLIGGKLVEGADGVFATVNPATEEVLGLAADANAADLDAAVEAARTAFDETDWSRDHAFRARCLEQLRTALQSHVEDLREITIAEVGAPRMLTGGPQLEGPVADLAYAAGLAGTYDWETDLGVAEPMGIKTRRVLRREPIGVVGAITPWNFPHQINFAKLGPALAAGNTVVLKPAPDTPWCAAAVGAVIAEETDIPAGVVNIVTSADHALGARLTADPRVDMISFTGSTATGRAVMTGAATTLKKAFLELGGKSAFIVLDDADIAAACSVAAFSVCVHAGQGCALSTRLLVPRAAYDQAVQAAAATLGGIRPGDPADPRTVCGPLISERQRARVERYIDIARAEGGRIVVGGGRPERERGFFVEPTLIADVPNSSTVAREEIFGPVLVIIPHDGDEDAVRIANDSPYGLSGSVWGTDPERIRRVTEGVRTGTLSVNGGIWYSADVPFGGYKQSGLGREMGIAGFEEYLETKVIATAA from the coding sequence ATGAGCAGCCTCCTGCCCGCCGACGGGTCCCGCCTGCTGATCGGCGGCAAGCTGGTCGAGGGCGCCGACGGTGTCTTCGCGACGGTGAACCCCGCGACCGAGGAGGTCCTCGGCCTCGCCGCGGACGCGAACGCGGCCGATCTCGACGCGGCCGTCGAGGCCGCGCGCACCGCGTTCGACGAGACCGACTGGTCGCGCGATCACGCCTTCCGCGCCCGCTGCCTCGAGCAATTGCGTACCGCGCTGCAATCCCACGTCGAGGACCTGCGCGAGATCACGATCGCCGAGGTCGGCGCGCCGCGAATGCTCACCGGCGGCCCACAGCTGGAAGGCCCGGTCGCCGACCTCGCCTATGCGGCCGGGCTCGCCGGAACCTACGACTGGGAAACGGATCTGGGCGTCGCCGAGCCGATGGGCATCAAGACCCGCCGAGTCCTGCGCCGGGAACCGATCGGCGTGGTCGGGGCGATCACGCCGTGGAACTTCCCGCACCAGATCAACTTCGCGAAGCTGGGACCCGCGCTGGCCGCGGGGAACACCGTCGTGCTCAAACCCGCCCCCGACACTCCCTGGTGCGCGGCGGCGGTCGGCGCCGTCATCGCCGAGGAGACCGACATCCCGGCGGGCGTGGTGAACATCGTGACCTCCGCGGACCACGCGCTCGGCGCCCGGCTCACCGCGGACCCGCGCGTCGACATGATCAGTTTCACCGGGTCGACGGCCACCGGCCGCGCCGTCATGACCGGCGCCGCCACGACGCTGAAAAAGGCGTTCCTCGAACTCGGCGGCAAGTCGGCGTTCATCGTGCTCGACGACGCCGACATCGCGGCGGCCTGCTCGGTGGCGGCGTTCTCGGTGTGCGTGCACGCCGGGCAGGGATGCGCGCTGTCCACCCGGCTGCTGGTTCCCCGCGCCGCCTACGACCAAGCGGTGCAAGCGGCCGCGGCCACACTCGGCGGGATCCGGCCGGGCGATCCGGCCGACCCGCGCACGGTGTGCGGGCCGCTGATCTCCGAACGCCAGCGCGCCAGAGTGGAACGCTACATCGACATCGCGCGCGCCGAGGGCGGGCGCATCGTCGTCGGCGGCGGGCGGCCGGAGCGCGAGCGCGGATTCTTCGTCGAACCGACGTTGATCGCGGACGTCCCCAACAGCTCGACCGTCGCCCGCGAGGAGATCTTCGGCCCGGTGCTGGTGATCATTCCGCACGACGGCGACGAGGACGCGGTCCGCATCGCCAACGACTCCCCCTATGGCCTCTCCGGTTCGGTGTGGGGAACGGACCCCGAACGCATCCGGCGCGTCACCGAAGGCGTGCGCACCGGGACGCTGAGCGTGAACGGCGGCATCTGGTACTCCGCCGACGTTCCGTTCGGCGGATACAAGCAATCCGGCCTCGGCCGTGAGATGGGCATCGCCGGTTTCGAGGAGTACCTCGAGACCAAAGTCATCGCCACCGCGGCCTGA
- a CDS encoding SDR family oxidoreductase — MARFTGRSAIVTGAAQGIGAAYAQALAAEGANVVVADKNAESGAAVVEKIVADGGTAVFGQVDVADPESATALADLAVAEFGGIDHLVNNAAIYGEMKLNLLLTVPWDYYKKFMSVNMDGALIMTRAVWPHMSKRGSGSIVNQSSTAAWLYSSFYGLAKVGVNGLTQQLAFELGGSNIRVNAIAPGPIDTDATKAVTPEVIVDDIVKRLPLKRMGTPQDLVGACLYLLSDEASWVTGQIFNVDGGQIVRS; from the coding sequence ATGGCCCGTTTCACGGGAAGATCCGCCATCGTCACCGGCGCCGCCCAGGGCATCGGCGCCGCCTACGCGCAGGCGCTGGCCGCCGAAGGCGCGAACGTCGTCGTCGCCGACAAGAACGCCGAGAGCGGGGCGGCGGTGGTCGAGAAGATCGTCGCCGACGGCGGCACGGCGGTATTCGGTCAGGTCGACGTGGCCGATCCCGAATCCGCCACGGCGCTGGCCGATCTCGCCGTCGCCGAGTTCGGCGGCATCGACCACTTGGTGAACAACGCCGCCATCTACGGCGAGATGAAGCTGAACCTGCTGCTGACCGTGCCGTGGGACTACTACAAGAAGTTCATGAGCGTGAACATGGACGGCGCGCTGATCATGACCCGCGCCGTCTGGCCGCACATGTCCAAGCGGGGTAGCGGATCGATCGTCAACCAATCCTCCACTGCCGCATGGCTGTATTCCAGCTTCTACGGCCTGGCGAAAGTGGGCGTCAACGGGCTGACCCAGCAACTGGCCTTCGAGCTCGGCGGGTCGAACATCCGCGTCAACGCGATCGCGCCGGGTCCGATCGACACCGACGCCACCAAGGCCGTCACCCCGGAGGTGATCGTCGACGACATCGTCAAGCGTCTGCCGCTCAAGCGGATGGGCACGCCGCAGGACCTGGTCGGCGCCTGCCTGTACCTGCTGTCGGACGAGGCGAGCTGGGTCACCGGGCAGATCTTCAACGTCGACGGCGGACAGATCGTGCGGTCATGA
- a CDS encoding NAD(P)-dependent oxidoreductase, with protein MSARIGFLGLGNMGAPMAKRLLDWPGGLAVCDMRPEAVEPFLAAGADAVASAAELARQAAIISITVVNDAQVRDVITGPEGVLRTAAPGTVVAVHSTISDRTAEELAAVCGERGVELVDAPISGGAPGATRGALAVMVGGSAAAFEQVREPFGCFADLIVHAGPIGAGTRMKLARNLLHFVSFTAAAEAQRLAEAAGLDLTALGKVVRHSDAVTGGPGAIMLRDTTAPIQDGDFWLPILRHVRDLGEKDLSLALELGERLGTALPLAALALDRLGPGLGVGTGTFAAERQPS; from the coding sequence ATGAGCGCTCGCATCGGATTCCTCGGCCTCGGCAACATGGGCGCGCCGATGGCCAAGCGCCTGCTGGACTGGCCGGGCGGGCTCGCGGTGTGCGACATGCGGCCGGAAGCGGTCGAGCCGTTCCTCGCGGCCGGCGCCGACGCGGTCGCCTCCGCCGCCGAACTGGCCAGGCAGGCGGCGATCATCTCGATCACCGTCGTGAACGACGCCCAGGTCCGCGACGTGATCACGGGCCCGGAAGGCGTGTTGCGGACCGCCGCGCCGGGCACCGTGGTCGCCGTGCACTCCACGATCAGCGACCGCACCGCCGAAGAACTCGCGGCGGTCTGCGGCGAGCGCGGCGTCGAACTGGTGGACGCGCCGATCAGCGGCGGCGCGCCCGGCGCGACCCGCGGCGCGCTCGCGGTCATGGTCGGCGGCAGCGCGGCGGCGTTCGAGCAGGTGCGCGAACCCTTCGGCTGCTTCGCCGATCTGATCGTGCACGCCGGGCCGATCGGCGCGGGCACGCGCATGAAATTGGCGCGCAACCTGCTGCACTTCGTCTCCTTCACCGCGGCCGCCGAGGCGCAACGGCTGGCCGAGGCGGCCGGTCTCGACCTCACCGCGCTCGGCAAGGTGGTGCGGCACTCCGACGCGGTCACCGGTGGGCCGGGCGCCATCATGCTGCGCGACACCACCGCCCCGATCCAGGACGGCGACTTCTGGCTGCCGATCCTGCGGCACGTGCGCGACCTCGGGGAGAAGGATCTGAGTCTCGCCCTGGAACTGGGTGAGCGGCTGGGCACCGCGCTGCCGCTGGCCGCACTCGCCCTCGACCGGCTCGGCCCCGGCCTCGGCGTCGGAACGGGCACCTTCGCAGCGGAAAGGCAACCCTCATGA
- a CDS encoding carboxymuconolactone decarboxylase family protein, producing the protein MSDNGSGDTVRQRGLARMAEVYGTEFQEYPGAHFAVTADHLFADIWSRPGLTIRDRRLLLLGALAAQGAIDTAGIQIGAALRNGELTEDQLHEIAVFLCHYVGWPNGTKLDILVGTIVAQQKKAARAQSASAEQ; encoded by the coding sequence ATGAGCGACAACGGATCCGGTGATACCGTGCGGCAGCGCGGTCTGGCCAGGATGGCCGAGGTCTACGGCACGGAATTCCAGGAGTACCCGGGCGCCCACTTCGCCGTCACCGCCGACCACCTCTTCGCCGACATCTGGTCGCGGCCCGGGCTCACCATCCGCGACCGCAGACTGCTGCTGCTCGGCGCACTGGCCGCACAAGGCGCGATCGACACCGCGGGCATCCAGATCGGGGCCGCGCTGCGCAACGGCGAACTCACCGAAGACCAGTTGCACGAGATCGCGGTGTTCCTGTGTCACTACGTGGGTTGGCCGAACGGCACCAAACTCGACATCCTGGTGGGCACGATCGTGGCACAGCAGAAGAAGGCCGCCCGCGCGCAATCCGCGTCCGCCGAGCAGTGA